In the genome of Brienomyrus brachyistius isolate T26 chromosome 24, BBRACH_0.4, whole genome shotgun sequence, the window AGGTTGGTCTCAGATGTGGGTGAGCATCGTTTCAACCTCCTCCTCGATCAGTCCGCAGATGTTTCTAAGTGTTTCTAAGTACCTGGGGATTGTGATGAGGTACTTTAGTGACACCAAACAGACAACTGTGTCAGCATTTCTGGGACTTGTTGAGTTGGAGGGAGGAGATGCTAGATCTATAGCCAGTGCAGTTGTGTACAACTTTTTGCCACATCAGCTGCTTACTCATTCAAGTCAGCTCCCTCAGTTGCAGAATCTTACATAGAGAACCTTGACCAAAATGATGATGATCCACTCGTTCTGTGAGCCAGCACAGCCTGTGTATATGTACTCTGCCAGAGTGTCTCTCTGGGGTCACCTTTTCCAGTCCCAAGCCCAGACAAAGGAGGAGGCTTGGAAAtgtgatatataaaaaaacaagaatCAACAGAAGACAGTTCATTTGTTGTTCTACACGCATTTAGGGTGTTTTTAACCACTCTTCCTCTCTCCCACGACATTATTCCCCTCTCCTACAGCGTCCATTACAATTACGTGGCAACACGGGGATGGCAACAGTGCCAGGAAGTTCCGATgcgttatctgctatttctgcCGAATATCACATAAAGCAGTGAGAACTGGCTTTCAGTTAACGTACCtggtaaaataaagtttaaataaatgctctaatagtacaaGTAAGTTagtacattgtttatttttagtaACTGTCCGAAAACTGTACACTTGGgtgaaaaatgaaaaagcacaagaaaatcctcaaaaaatatctaaaactACGGCCATGCGACTTCCATACAGTTTTGTGTTGGAGGGTCACATATTTCAGTGGTGAAATATGTTTTATGATTGACACACCACACATATGCAaatgtgaatatatatatatatataaactaatTAGAAAAAGAACATACCAAAACAACTAAAAGTAAAACCAAAATAAATGAACCTAACCCTTGAAGTTACACATACCTGGAGGTTGATGGCATCTCCAGCGTGGAAATCAGAGGCTTACGAGGGGCAGCTTACTCCACCATACTGGGGAGTgcaggcactacgcagcagctCAGACTGCTTCGGGAGCAGCACATGTCTTGGGCGGCGTACCAGGTGCCTGTCTCGGCATCAAAACATTCCACTTTCGTGGTTCTGGACCCAGTGTAGCCGCCCACGACAAACAGCAGGTCATCTACTACTTCAATACCAAAGTTACTCCGTGTGTTATGCATAGGCTTCACAGCTTGCCAGCGGTTAGTGACCGGGTCGTAGGCCTCCACGCTCCGTAAATGCCGGTACTGGAATGTACCACCAACCTGGGAGACACCAAATATAAGTCAGCACTTGGACACTAAAGGAACAGACAAACAGCAACATtcccaaagtcatgaactcATTGGGGAAGAAccttagaacctcccattgGCTACATTTGACTTATATATAACTATATCTGTATAAGGTACATGAAAGGAGTCACTCACTGCATAGACTTTATCCTTGTAGGAAATGACTCCAACACCATGCCGGGGAGTTCTCATTGGGGCTATAGTGGTCCATCGCTCAGTGACCGGGTCGTAGCACTCAGCGGTTGGGACGGTTGTATCTCCATTGTAGCCACCACACATATATATCTAGGAAAACCATTGTAAACATGAAGACACTTATGCTGTATATCAGTGTTATCCGAtccggtcctctgggacctgcagaatctccacgtttttgctccctcacagctccATGCCAGAGGATTCACAGGGAGcccaaacatggactgtctgtaggtCTCTATGGatggggttgggaaacactgctgtatagGATTAGTAATGGAGATCCAGAGTATATGGACATTTGGTTAATGCATGTtgaatccatccaccttccataaaCATTTATCCAGTACACGGCTGTAGTGAACCTGGAGCTCACCCCAGATTAAATGCAGCCAGATTCCCCCCATTGACCCACCTTGCCGTGCAGTGTGGTGGCACTGGCGTCGCTCCTCCGCTCCTGCATGGGCTGGATGAAGGTCCAGCTGTTTGATGCCGGGTCGTaccgctctgatgtgttgaggcgCGTGAGGCCATCAAAGCCGCCAAAGGCGTATATGTAGCCATCAGCCACAGCCACGCTCACATAGCAGCGTCGTGTCTGCATTGGGGCCACCTGGTCCCATGTCCGCGTAAAAGGACTGAACCTCCGCACGCTGCTGGAGCAGACTAATCCGTCAGTCCCCCCAATGAAATAAACAAATCCATATAAATAGACCTACCCATGGTAGGACAGGGGGTCTCGTGCTCCAACGTCATATCTGCCCAGGGATCGGCTCGGGTGTCATATGCCGTGATTTGACTGGCTGGGTTTTCAGTccagccaccaatggccaaCAAAATTTCGGATGGCAGGCGTGGCCGGGTCAGCGGGTTTTCAAAGTCAGACCGGGGTGGACCGGTGATGTCCAGGTCGTACACGGGCTTCAAGGCGTCGCTGACAATGCGCCTGCACTCCTTACTGGCCTTTACAAGATCATTGTTTATCACATTCCTCATTAAGTAATCTTCATTCATTAGAGCCAGCCGGACCTACACAGGAAACCAGAtggagagaattcccatgagttccttgGTGCCATTTTAACAAAGGATACAACATCAAGTCCAAATTTCTCATTTTCATAAtgctttagctgaagccatttactttgaaagtctcagatATGTCTTAACACTTGTTTGATTTAAGACATTTCAGTACTTCATGTTTTCAGTTTGCTTGTTAGACTGTACTGCCACTTGTAATACTTGGAAGCCTAAGTTGTAGACTTATGGAACATGGAAATGGATGTTAAGTCTCTAGATACAGTATTAAGGACTAGGGAGTTCACTGAGTTAGCGTTCTATTCTTATCTCCACATGTCAGTGAGAACAGTGTATCattatactcaccttgggcaacagcACAGCAATGTGGCAGTTGCGGCTGGAAGGCTCATGCCCAATCCATCGGAGGATGGCCTCAAACACCACCTCCTCCTGGCTAACGTTCAGCTCATCCTCTTCAATAATACTACTAAGGTGCTCTAGAGTGAGCTGTAGGAACTCCTCTGAGGAGCTGGCCACTTCTTTGAAATTCTTcaacatgaagaagaacgcagacTCGCGCAGCTCGCTGAGGTGGTAGACGTCGGCGATTATAAAAATTCCAACACAGTTGTCACGGCAGAGCTGGTCCTGCAGGAAGTTGCTGCAGTGCTGCATGATACCCAGGACATTCAACTGATCAGCAGCCGCCAGGAGGCTCTCCACGTTGTCGGCCGTGACAAGCACGGAGTGCGTGTAGGCGTAGTCAATGACCAGCTTCATGGcttctggggaaatgcctgggatgATGTACTCATCTTTCCCCTTCACGTTCCAGCCACTGGCGAACAGAGCTCTGAAAAACAATCCACATGTGACTTGTTTAAGAAATATGGGTGTTTCAGAGAGCATGAACTAAGGTGTTTTCTGACTCTTTTGAACCAGGAACTCCGAAATAAAATTCGACCAGATCTAGGGACCTCCCACCCCATACTATCACATAGGTGCCTCAGAACTAGGGACCAGGAGTCACATGTATAAACGGTGCGTACGCACGAAAACGTTGCGTACATCCGTTTCCACATAATTCCAAATAATTTTGTGGGCGTTGAATTTAACACCGTTGACCACAATGACCGCGTCGCAGAGCTTATATTTCCCGAAATGGTCAGCAAAGACGTGTACGTCAATATGATAACAATAAGCTCTAGTCTATGCGTCTAATTGttcacatttgtttatttttaaatctaaatTTGTGTGGCACAAAgtttgattatatatatatattattttgtattttgtgcgaataacaataacaaaattCCCCAAATTAAAACACCAAtaaatcttaattgtttttaaaattaatcaAATTTTTGTCTTGAATTAATTAAGATTAATTGGTGTTTTAATTAGGGTAATTTGTGATTTGGAGATTCATAGATGCATAATAATGAAAATACAACTTAAATTCTGAGATACGAACAGTATAAATTCaccaaatgtgtgtttttttttttaattctgcaacaataatgcagatttaaaaacaaatataaacatACACCGTGACGCAAAAGCGGAGCGCTTGCGTTCTAGAACTTATTGTTACCATATCGACGTACACGTCTTTGCTGACCATTTCGGGATATATAAGCAAGACAAATGAACGCGCAATCCACTTCTAAGGAAATGAACAGCTACGACATGGAGCGGGAAATAATGTCCGAGGCTTTCGGCATTTTCAATGACCTGCGGCAGACTGGAGCGCTCTGCGACGCGGTCATTGTGGTCAACGGTGTTAAATTCACAGTCCACAAAATTATTTTGTGTGGCTGCAGCACCTATTTCCGGTGAGTATCTGTGACCCATatatgctaataatgctaaAATGAGGAGTgagatttttttctttagcGATGACTTCTTCCTGACAATAAGTTGCTATAATAATAGAAATGGTAAATGAACATTATAGCTCacctggggcctcatgtataacaaCGTGTTTAGAATTCACACTATAACATTGGCGTAATGTATGGACAAATCTAGGAATGTGCGTacgcaaaaaaaattaaaaatccagaTGCACAAAACTGTGCATAAGCACAGAACGCCGCACATTCCCTTCATAAATACCAATTAGCGTAAAATTTTATGCACGATCGGTCCGCAAGTTCTCACTGAAAAGCACCTGTAGCTAAGAACCCGAGAgtggacagaacttgtaaaggAATAGGTATAGTGCAATTCCTCATCGTCTGCCTTTGTAATGCTGGCCCCAGTTCAGCACACAGCTCCAAAATGATTGCTCTTGGAAATCTGAATTGACTTACAAGTCAGTCATCATCATGGGCCAAGAAATCactatgatccctgaatacGCGCTCTCTACTCATTCTTTCATAAACTATCTCTTCCAATAACACAAGAGCTGCTATGGTAGTTGTAATAGTTTGGTAATATTTTGCGCcgttttattgttacaaattgATTAAGATCAAGTGCCGTACATTTGTTAACAACATAGAATTAATGTTTgtgtattggataaagtcagcgTCATGACTGTaagaaccacagtagcaatgattTTTCACTGGGTGCCGTCCGTTTACAACACCGAGCAGAAACGTGCGTACGCCATGTCTGGAGCTGCTGTGTCAATGTACGTAGTATTACGGAAAGTttaatttttatacatttcgACATGAGTGTGGAAACAGATATACGCAACGTTTTTGTGCGTACGCACCGTTTATACATGTGGCTCCTGGTCCCTAGTTCTGAGGCACCTATGTGATAGTATGGGGTGGGAGGTCCCTAGATGTGGTCGAATTTTATTTCGGAGTTCCTGGTTCAAAAGAGTCAGAAATCACCTTATTTCATGCTCTCTGAAACACCCATATTTCTTAAACAAGTCATATGTGGATTGTTTTTCAGAGCTCTGTTCGCCAGTGGCTGGAACGTGAAGGGGAAAGATGAGTACATcatcccaggcatttccccagaagCCATGAAGCTGGTCATTGACTACGCCTACACGCACTCCGTGCTTGTCACGGCCGACAACGTGGAGAGCCTCCTGGCGGCTGCTGATCAGTTGAATATCCCAAGCATCATGGAGCACTGCAACAACTTCCTGCAGGACCAGCTCTGCCGTGACAACTGTGTTGGAATTTTTATAATCGCCGACGTCTACCACCTCAGCGAGCTGCGGGAGTCTGCATTCTTCTTCATGGTGAAGAATTTCAAACAAGTGGCCAGCTCCTCAGAGGAGTTCCTACAGCTCACTGTAGAGCACCTTAGTAGTCTTattgaaaaggatgagctgaacGTTAGCCAGGAGGAGGTGGTGTTTGACGCCATTCTCCGATGGATTGCGCATGAGCCTTCCAGCCGCAACTGCCACATTGCTGTgctgttgcccaaggtgagtataatGATACACTGTTCTCACTGACATGTGGACATAAGAATAGAACGCTAACTCAGCGAACTCCCTAGTCCTTAATACTGTATGTAGAGACTTAACATCCATTTCCATGTTCCATAAGTCTACAACTTAGGCTTCCAAGTATTACAAGTGGCAGTACAGTCTAACAAGCAAACTGAAAACATGAAGTACTGAAATGTCTTAAATCAAACAAGTGTTAAGACATatctgagactttcaaagtaaatggcttcagctaaagcaTTATGAAAATGAGAAATTTGGACTTGATGTTGTATCCTTTGTTAAAATAGCACcaaggaactcatgggaattctctccgTCTGGTTTCCTGTGTAGGTCCGGCTGGCTCGATTGAATGAAGAGTACTTAATGAAGACTGTGATTAAAAATGATCTTGTAAAGGCCAGTAAGGAGTGCAGGCGCATTGTTAGCGACGCCTTGAAGGCCGTGTATGACTTGGACATCACCGGTCCACCAGGGTCTGACTTTGAGAACCCGCTGACCCGGCCACGCCTGCCATCGGAAATTTTGttggccattggtggctggACTGAAAGCCCAGCCAGTCAAGTCACAGCTTATGACACCCGAGCCGATCGCTGGGCAGATGTGGCACTGGAGCACGAGAGCCCCCTCTCCTACCATGGGTCTGTTTATTTAGATGGATTTGTTTATTGCATTGGGGGGACTGACGGATTAGTCTGCTCCAACAGCGTGCGGAGGTTCAACCCCTTTACGCGGACATGGGACCAGGTGGCCCCAATGCAGACACGCCGCTGTTATGTGAGCGTGGCTGTGGCCGATGGCTATATTTACGCCTTTGGCGGCTTTGATGGCCTCACGCGCCTCAACACAGCAGAGAGGTACGACCCGGCATCAAATAGCTGGACCTTCATCCAGCCCATGCAGGAGCGGAGGAGCGACGCCAGTGCCACCACACTGCACGGCAAGGTGGGTCAATGGGGGGAATCTGGCTGCATTTAATCTGGGGTGAGCTCCAGGTTCACTACAGCCGTGTACTGGATAAATGtttatggaaggtggatggattcaACATGCATTAACCAAATGTCCATATACTCTGGATCTCCATTACTAATCctatacagcagtgtttcctaaccccATCCATAGAGACCTACAGACATTCCATGTTTGGGCTCCCTATGAATCCTCTGGCATggagctgtgagggagcaaaaacgtggagattctgcaggtcccagaggaccggaTCGGATAACACTGATATACAGCATAAGTGTCTTCATGTTTACAATGGTTTTCCTAGATATACGTCTGTGGTGGCTACAACGGTAATACGACCGTTCAAACCGCCGAGTGCTACGACCCGGTCACTGAGCAATGGACCACAATAGCCCCAATGAGAACTCCCCGGCATGGTGTTGGAGTAATTTCCTTCAAGGATAAAGTCTATGCAGTGAGTGACTCCTTTCATGTACCTTATACAGATATAGTTATATATAAGTCATATATAGCcaatgggaggttctaaggTTCCTACCCAATgagttcatgactttgggaATGTTGCTGTTTGTCTGTCCCTTTGGTGTCCAAGTGCTGACTTATATTTGGCGTCTCCCAGGTAGGGGGTACATTCCAGTACCGGCATTTAAGGAGCGTGGAGGCCTACGACCCGGTCACTAACCGCTGGCAAGCTGTGAAGCCCATGCATAACACGAGGAGTAATTTTGGTATTGAAGTGATCGATGACCTGCTGTTTGTCGTGGGCGGCTACACTGGGTCCAGAACCACGAAAGTGGAATGTTTTGATGCTGAGACAGGGACCTGGTACGCCGCCCAGGACATGTGCTGCTCCCGAAGCAGTCTAAGCTGCTGTGTAGTGCCTGCACTCCCCAGTATGGTGGAGTAAGCTGCCCCTCCCAAGCCTCTGATTTCCACGCAGGAGATGAAGCCATCCACCTCCAGGAACGTGTAACCTCAAGGGTTGGGTACCAAACTCAGTAAAAATCTGGGGTGCGTTTCGCAAACAACGACGGAAGTTAACATTCACGATGCATCGTACTATGGTAGTTCAAACTATCCAACATCCAAAGTTTGAACCATGTTAGTTAGTTGGGACTACCCTTGTCCGAACTACAGTGATTCCAGCGCTGATTGGTCAGCAAAAACTAACAAACTTTATAGTATCAATGGTCTAACTTCCTGAGAATTCTCCATATTGCTCACTACAGACAGGTACCGTACGTATGACCAGAAACCAACACAACAAATATGTTTCAAACTACATTTTCAGACAACTTCACATTATATG includes:
- the LOC125719947 gene encoding kelch-like protein 10; translation: MWSNFISEFLVQKSQKSPYFMLSETPIFLKQVICGLFFRALFASGWNVKGKDEYIIPGISPEAMKLVIDYAYTHSVLVTADNVESLLAAADQLNIPSIMEHCNNFLQDQLCRDNCVGIFIIADVYHLSELRESAFFFMVKNFKQVASSSEEFLQLTVEHLSSLIEKDELNVSQEEVVFDAILRWIAHEPSSRNCHIAVLLPKVRLARLNEEYLMKTVIKNDLVKASKECRRIVSDALKAVYDLDITGPPGSDFENPLTRPRLPSEILLAIGGWTESPASQVTAYDTRADRWADVALEHESPLSYHGSVYLDGFVYCIGGTDGLVCSNSVRRFNPFTRTWDQVAPMQTRRCYVSVAVADGYIYAFGGFDGLTRLNTAERYDPASNSWTFIQPMQERRSDASATTLHGKIYVCGGYNGNTTVQTAECYDPVTEQWTTIAPMRTPRHGVGVISFKDKVYAVGGTFQYRHLRSVEAYDPVTNRWQAVKPMHNTRSNFGIEVIDDLLFVVGGYTGSRTTKVECFDAETGTWYAAQDMCCSRSSLSCCVVPALPSMVE